A single window of Sphingobacteriales bacterium DNA harbors:
- the gltB gene encoding glutamate synthase large subunit, with product MTNYNENYDGLYRPEFEKDACGIGFVAHMNGQKSHRTIQDALTMLENMEHRGAVGSEINTGDGAGILMQIPHEFYKKEAKKINIDLPEFGQYGTGLIFFPKNEEKRTFCKEYIEKSAKKLNFTILGYRKVETNNSTIGPSALAVEPYIEQIFIKPNFDFKEDIELERKLYVLRAHTVREINHILEGKDHFYYTHLSCRSVIYKGQLTTYQVREYYVELSDETMESATAIVHSRFSTNTFPKWRLAQPFRFIAHNGEINTLRGNLNWMRTREHLLECDVFTHEEIDMFMPICYQDQSDSASLDNVVELLYLAGRSLPHVIMMLIPEAWQDNEQMEDWKKAFYEFHDCIMEPWDGPASVCFTDGKIIGATLDRNGLRPSRYVVYNDGRVVMSSEAGALPTEEELVVQKGRLQPGKMFIINMEEGRIIEDTELKKKICSEYPYREWLNKHKITFQDLPKSTKEEIRLSKKELLEQQLAFGYTSEDLRVILEPMATTAYEPIGSMGTDTPLAVLSDQCQNISNYFKQLFAQVTNPPIDPIRERLVMSTFTTLGGASSLLTTSEDHCKQIHIKQPILTNDDIAKLRYIKHPDFKIITIHCLFPANGKAGSLERAIERICIEAEEAVANGNNILILSDKGVDKDNAPIPSLLAVGAVHHHLIRTKTRIDCSLVVESGDIREVHHFATHIGFGASSINPYLAYETIIDLNKETLKSLNITDKKLVENYIKAASNGLLKIFSKMGISTYQSYHGSQIFEIVGLNKHVVEKCFNGTVSRIGGMGFDEIAKEALKKHSLAFPDKEAPNARLEVGGQYQWKRRGETHLFNPDSIHLLQHSTKKNDYKLFKNYTSQINNQTEKAITVRSLFDFDYSKAAPISIDEVEPVENILKRFASGAMSFGSISYEAHSTLAIAMNRMGAKSNSGEGGEDEIRFEPKANGDWERSAIKQVASGRFGVTSYYLANADELQIKMAQGAKPGEGGQLPGHKVDDWIGRVRHSTPGVGLISPPPHHDIYSIEDLAQLIYDLKNANPNARISVKLVAEAGVGTVAAGVAKAKSDVILVSGYDGGTGASPISSIKHAGLPWELGLAEAHQTLVKNNLRSRVTLQTDGQMRTGRDIAIATLLGAEEWGIATAALVVMGCIMMRKCHLNTCPVGVATQDPILRERFTGDPQHVVNYFTFLAQELREIMAELGYRTVNEMVGQAQMLKRRDGIEHWKYKNLTVEPILHKEVADETVGLYKQTKQLHPKDDPILDHELIKVAKDALNDKKPVYAEFPIINTDRTVGAMLSYEISKLHKGSGLPSKTIHNKFIGSAGQSFGAFLAPGVFFELEGEANDYFGKGLSGGKLVVYPSSKATFKASENIIIGNVAFYGATNGEAYINGMAGERFCVRNSGAITVVEGIGDHGCEYMTGGIAVILGETGRNFAAGMSGGIAYVFDANQTFEKNVNKEMIELESLEQDDLDTLKGLISNHQEYCNSSLAKNILDNWEITQKQFVKVMPIDYKRVLAERKKESFGVKI from the coding sequence ATGACTAATTATAACGAAAATTACGATGGTCTTTACAGACCAGAGTTTGAGAAAGATGCATGCGGCATTGGATTTGTAGCTCACATGAATGGACAAAAATCACATCGAACGATACAAGATGCGCTTACAATGCTAGAAAATATGGAGCATCGTGGTGCTGTTGGCTCAGAAATAAATACTGGCGATGGTGCTGGTATATTAATGCAAATTCCGCATGAATTTTATAAGAAAGAGGCAAAAAAAATAAATATAGATTTACCAGAATTTGGTCAATACGGAACGGGATTAATCTTCTTTCCAAAAAATGAAGAAAAAAGGACGTTTTGTAAAGAATACATAGAAAAATCAGCAAAAAAGTTAAACTTTACAATCTTAGGTTATCGAAAAGTTGAAACAAATAACAGCACAATTGGACCTTCTGCATTAGCAGTTGAACCATATATTGAACAAATTTTCATCAAACCAAATTTCGATTTTAAAGAAGATATTGAACTAGAACGAAAACTATATGTTCTACGCGCGCATACTGTAAGAGAAATCAATCATATTCTAGAAGGAAAAGACCATTTCTACTACACACATTTATCTTGCAGGTCAGTTATCTACAAAGGTCAGCTTACAACATATCAAGTAAGAGAATACTATGTAGAATTATCTGACGAAACGATGGAGTCAGCTACAGCAATTGTACACTCTAGATTTTCTACAAACACATTTCCAAAATGGAGATTAGCACAACCTTTTAGGTTTATAGCACACAATGGTGAAATTAATACACTAAGAGGAAATCTAAATTGGATGCGTACACGTGAGCACTTATTAGAGTGTGATGTGTTTACTCATGAAGAGATTGATATGTTTATGCCAATTTGCTATCAAGATCAGTCAGATTCAGCATCTTTAGATAATGTTGTAGAACTATTATACTTAGCTGGGCGTTCATTGCCACATGTTATTATGATGCTTATACCAGAAGCATGGCAAGATAATGAACAAATGGAAGACTGGAAAAAAGCATTCTACGAATTCCATGATTGTATAATGGAGCCTTGGGATGGCCCAGCGTCTGTTTGTTTTACTGATGGAAAAATCATTGGTGCTACCTTAGACAGAAATGGTCTAAGACCATCAAGGTATGTTGTCTACAACGATGGAAGAGTAGTTATGTCATCAGAAGCTGGTGCATTACCAACAGAAGAAGAATTAGTTGTACAAAAAGGAAGATTACAACCTGGAAAAATGTTTATTATAAACATGGAAGAAGGTAGAATCATAGAAGATACAGAACTAAAGAAAAAAATCTGTTCAGAATATCCATACAGAGAATGGCTAAACAAGCATAAAATTACTTTTCAAGACTTACCTAAATCTACCAAAGAAGAAATTAGACTTAGCAAAAAAGAATTACTTGAGCAACAATTAGCATTTGGTTATACTTCAGAAGATTTAAGAGTTATTTTAGAACCGATGGCAACTACAGCATACGAACCAATTGGCTCTATGGGTACAGACACACCATTAGCTGTACTTTCTGATCAATGTCAAAATATTTCAAATTATTTCAAACAATTATTTGCACAGGTAACAAATCCACCTATCGATCCAATTAGAGAAAGATTGGTAATGAGTACATTTACTACACTTGGTGGAGCTAGTAGTTTGCTAACTACCTCAGAAGATCATTGCAAGCAAATCCATATCAAACAACCTATTCTTACTAATGATGATATAGCTAAACTAAGGTATATCAAACACCCAGATTTTAAAATCATAACTATACACTGTTTATTTCCAGCAAATGGAAAAGCAGGTAGCCTAGAAAGAGCAATAGAAAGAATTTGTATCGAAGCAGAAGAAGCTGTAGCCAATGGAAATAATATTTTAATACTATCAGACAAAGGTGTAGATAAAGATAATGCACCAATTCCATCACTACTTGCAGTAGGTGCTGTGCATCATCATTTAATAAGAACAAAAACAAGAATAGATTGCTCACTTGTTGTAGAAAGTGGAGATATAAGAGAAGTACACCATTTTGCAACACATATTGGCTTTGGTGCATCATCAATAAATCCATATTTAGCTTACGAAACAATTATAGATTTAAATAAAGAAACACTAAAAAGTTTAAATATCACAGATAAAAAACTAGTAGAAAACTATATAAAAGCGGCTAGTAATGGATTGCTAAAAATATTTTCTAAAATGGGTATTTCAACCTATCAATCATATCATGGTTCTCAGATATTTGAGATTGTAGGGTTAAACAAACATGTAGTTGAAAAATGTTTTAATGGCACTGTATCTAGAATTGGTGGAATGGGATTTGATGAAATAGCTAAAGAAGCATTAAAAAAACACTCTTTAGCATTTCCAGACAAAGAAGCACCAAATGCAAGATTAGAAGTAGGTGGACAATATCAATGGAAAAGAAGAGGCGAAACACATTTATTCAATCCAGATTCAATACATTTACTACAACATTCTACCAAAAAGAATGATTATAAATTATTCAAGAATTACACATCACAAATTAACAATCAAACAGAAAAAGCAATCACTGTAAGAAGTTTATTTGATTTCGATTATTCAAAAGCAGCACCAATTTCAATTGATGAAGTAGAACCAGTTGAGAATATTCTAAAAAGATTTGCATCAGGCGCAATGTCATTTGGCTCAATATCATACGAAGCACACTCTACATTAGCTATAGCTATGAATAGAATGGGTGCAAAATCAAACAGTGGAGAAGGTGGAGAAGATGAAATAAGATTTGAACCAAAAGCAAATGGCGATTGGGAACGTTCTGCAATAAAACAAGTTGCATCAGGCAGATTTGGTGTTACATCATATTACTTAGCTAATGCTGATGAATTACAAATAAAAATGGCTCAAGGAGCAAAACCAGGTGAAGGTGGACAGCTACCTGGACACAAAGTAGATGATTGGATTGGAAGAGTAAGACACTCAACACCAGGCGTTGGATTAATATCACCACCACCACATCACGACATATATTCAATCGAAGACTTAGCACAATTAATCTATGATTTAAAAAATGCAAATCCAAATGCACGAATAAGTGTAAAACTTGTTGCAGAAGCTGGTGTAGGAACAGTTGCAGCTGGTGTAGCAAAAGCAAAATCAGATGTTATTCTTGTTTCAGGATATGATGGGGGAACAGGAGCATCTCCAATTTCATCAATTAAACATGCTGGATTACCATGGGAACTTGGTTTGGCTGAAGCACATCAAACACTAGTAAAAAATAATTTAAGAAGCAGAGTTACATTACAAACAGATGGGCAAATGCGTACAGGTAGAGATATTGCAATTGCAACTTTATTAGGTGCAGAAGAATGGGGCATTGCAACTGCTGCATTAGTTGTCATGGGTTGCATCATGATGCGTAAATGCCACCTAAATACATGTCCTGTTGGTGTTGCTACTCAAGATCCAATTTTGAGAGAAAGATTTACTGGAGATCCACAACATGTCGTTAATTACTTTACATTCTTAGCACAAGAATTAAGAGAAATTATGGCTGAGTTAGGCTATAGAACAGTAAATGAAATGGTAGGACAAGCTCAAATGCTAAAAAGAAGAGATGGAATTGAACATTGGAAATACAAAAACCTTACTGTAGAACCAATATTACACAAAGAAGTTGCAGACGAAACCGTTGGATTATATAAACAAACAAAACAATTACATCCAAAAGACGATCCAATTTTAGACCATGAATTAATTAAAGTTGCTAAAGATGCATTAAATGATAAAAAACCAGTATATGCTGAGTTTCCAATCATCAATACTGATAGAACAGTAGGTGCAATGTTATCTTATGAAATTTCAAAATTACACAAAGGATCAGGATTACCTAGCAAAACAATACATAATAAATTTATTGGAAGTGCAGGACAAAGTTTTGGTGCATTTTTGGCACCAGGTGTATTCTTTGAATTAGAAGGCGAAGCTAATGACTATTTTGGAAAAGGATTATCTGGTGGAAAATTAGTAGTTTATCCATCATCAAAAGCAACTTTTAAAGCATCTGAAAATATTATTATTGGAAACGTAGCATTTTATGGTGCTACCAATGGCGAAGCATATATTAATGGAATGGCTGGAGAAAGATTCTGTGTAAGAAATTCTGGTGCTATTACAGTAGTTGAAGGAATTGGCGACCATGGTTGTGAGTACATGACTGGTGGCATTGCTGTAATATTAGGTGAAACAGGCAGAAACTTTGCAGCAGGAATGAGTGGTGGTATTGCTTATGTATTTGATGCTAACCAAACATTTGAAAAAAATGTAAACAAAGAAATGATAGAACTAGAAAGTTTAGAACAAGACGATTTAGATACATTAAAAGGCTTGATAAGTAACCATCAAGAATATTGCAACAGTAGTTTAGCAAAAAATATTTTAGACAATTGGGAAATTACACAAAAACAATTTGTAAAAGTAATGCCAATAGATTATAAAAGAGTTCTTGCAGAAAGAAAAAAAGAATCTTTCGGTGTGAAAATATAG
- a CDS encoding outer membrane beta-barrel protein, whose amino-acid sequence MKKTVLLFVFGLLITIHANSKEETDSTTLSVGDKIDKWQTKLPLNFSGSVDAYVQTNFIPKQTNTVLNEAFPTKANSFELGMINFMLSKEIKKLGLWLT is encoded by the coding sequence ATGAAAAAAACAGTTTTATTATTTGTATTTGGATTATTAATAACCATCCATGCAAACTCAAAAGAAGAAACAGATTCTACAACATTATCAGTAGGAGACAAAATTGACAAATGGCAGACTAAACTACCTTTGAATTTTTCAGGTTCAGTAGATGCCTATGTTCAAACAAACTTTATTCCAAAACAAACTAACACTGTGCTAAATGAAGCTTTTCCAACCAAAGCAAACTCATTTGAATTGGGCATGATTAATTTTATGCTATCAAAAGAAATTAAAAAATTGGGTTTATGGCTGACATAG
- a CDS encoding outer membrane beta-barrel protein, producing MADIGFGPRAEAANNTLYANSIIAIKQLYMSYAPADWVKFTLGNFSTFFGYELIEPQNNFHYSTSLAFQNGPFYHTGLKANFTKGKFNFLTGFFNDTDTKSDNDRNKYAGAQVGYTGDKVSGYLNWVGGNETNAHDTLSPFKNYKSSLGFTGLATLGKESKGSMALDFAWHRFRQKLAKGDDASSVQYFTTYLYGKYNLKDNVGLGLRLGYANNNDYAMPYVAGAAKNFVDVTLTSSITISDFLIVKPEFRLDYADEKVFLDRKGNGSNLQYRLLMATIFTF from the coding sequence ATGGCTGACATAGGCTTTGGACCAAGAGCTGAGGCTGCAAACAACACATTGTATGCAAACTCTATTATTGCTATCAAACAGTTGTATATGTCTTATGCACCAGCTGATTGGGTAAAATTCACACTAGGTAACTTTAGTACATTCTTTGGATATGAGTTAATTGAACCACAAAATAACTTCCATTATTCAACTTCATTAGCATTTCAAAATGGACCATTCTATCACACAGGTTTGAAAGCAAACTTTACAAAAGGAAAATTTAATTTCTTAACAGGATTCTTTAATGATACAGATACTAAATCTGATAATGATAGAAATAAATATGCTGGTGCTCAAGTAGGATACACTGGCGATAAAGTGAGTGGCTACTTAAACTGGGTAGGTGGTAATGAAACAAATGCACATGATACACTATCTCCATTTAAAAATTACAAATCATCATTAGGATTTACAGGTTTAGCTACTTTAGGTAAAGAAAGCAAAGGTTCAATGGCTTTAGATTTTGCTTGGCATAGATTTAGACAAAAATTAGCAAAAGGCGATGATGCATCAAGTGTACAATATTTTACCACATATTTATATGGAAAATACAATCTTAAAGACAATGTAGGATTGGGATTGAGATTAGGATATGCAAATAACAATGATTATGCAATGCCATATGTAGCTGGTGCTGCTAAAAACTTTGTAGATGTTACTTTAACAAGTAGCATTACAATAAGTGACTTCTTAATTGTAAAACCAGAATTTAGATTAGACTATGCAGATGAGAAAGTATTCTTAGATAGAAAAGGAAATGGAAGCAATTTACAGTACAGACTTCTAATGGCAACCATATTTACATTCTAA
- a CDS encoding P-II family nitrogen regulator translates to MKKIEAIIRATKFESLKEELSKININFFTYYEVRGFGIEKGKPISYRGAVYDMGYIARYKIELLIDDSKVDEVMTCIANTARTGQVGDGKVFVYDIEKIIRIRTGESDEKAV, encoded by the coding sequence ATGAAAAAAATAGAAGCAATAATAAGAGCAACAAAATTTGAAAGTTTGAAAGAAGAACTTTCAAAAATAAATATTAATTTCTTTACCTATTACGAAGTACGTGGATTTGGTATAGAAAAAGGCAAGCCAATATCTTACAGAGGTGCAGTATATGATATGGGTTACATAGCAAGGTATAAAATTGAGTTATTGATAGATGATTCAAAAGTAGATGAAGTAATGACTTGTATTGCAAATACTGCAAGAACAGGACAAGTAGGTGATGGTAAAGTGTTTGTCTACGATATAGAAAAAATTATACGTATCAGAACTGGAGAATCAGACGAAAAAGCAGTTTAA
- the amt gene encoding ammonium transporter, whose translation MEPTNIKEITESVSSNLFTINNLWMMLCTALVFLMHLGFATVESGLTRSKNTVNILFKNLMILAIGLITYYIAGFNLMYPGFEDGDAGFFKFAGFGISLPDGGTTSAYNPGYTYWTDFLFQAMFAATAATIISGAVAERIKESSFLVFSAIYVAICYPIVGSWKWGGGWLQDLQTPFYDFAGSTLVHSVGGWGALVAIFLLGPRLGKYVNGKAIPIPGHNIPLVMIGVMLLWLGWFGFNGGSVLSADPGLVSLVLVTTTLAAATGIIVADIVSYAFTKSHDLTMALNGCLAGLVAITAGADQMSPLEAIIIGGIGGALVVLGVFLFEKLKLDDPVGALSVHLVCGVWGTLAVGIFGALASPAQFVSQLIGVGAVAVFCIVFSAVFLLIIKYTLGLRIPAEQEIQGMDTTEHGMVAYPNFVVNPADGTNM comes from the coding sequence ATGGAACCAACTAATATAAAAGAAATAACAGAAAGTGTAAGTAGTAATCTATTTACAATAAACAACCTTTGGATGATGTTATGTACCGCATTAGTATTTCTAATGCACTTAGGTTTTGCTACAGTAGAATCTGGACTTACACGTTCAAAAAATACAGTAAATATATTGTTTAAAAACTTAATGATTTTAGCAATAGGTTTAATTACATACTATATTGCAGGATTTAATCTAATGTATCCAGGTTTTGAAGACGGAGATGCAGGATTCTTTAAATTTGCAGGATTTGGTATAAGTCTACCAGACGGAGGCACAACATCAGCATACAATCCAGGATATACTTATTGGACAGATTTCTTGTTTCAAGCTATGTTTGCTGCAACAGCAGCAACAATTATTTCAGGTGCTGTAGCAGAAAGAATTAAAGAATCATCATTCTTAGTATTTTCAGCAATATATGTAGCTATATGCTATCCAATAGTAGGTAGCTGGAAATGGGGCGGTGGCTGGTTGCAAGATTTGCAAACACCATTCTATGATTTTGCTGGTTCTACACTTGTGCATTCAGTAGGTGGTTGGGGCGCATTAGTTGCAATTTTCTTACTCGGCCCAAGACTTGGTAAATATGTAAATGGGAAAGCTATTCCAATTCCAGGACACAATATTCCATTAGTTATGATTGGTGTAATGTTACTTTGGTTAGGCTGGTTTGGTTTTAATGGTGGTTCAGTATTGAGTGCAGATCCAGGTTTAGTTTCTTTAGTATTAGTAACTACTACCTTAGCAGCCGCAACTGGTATAATTGTAGCTGATATTGTATCATATGCATTTACAAAAAGTCACGATTTAACAATGGCATTGAATGGATGTCTAGCTGGATTAGTAGCTATTACAGCTGGTGCAGACCAAATGTCACCATTAGAAGCAATTATTATTGGTGGAATTGGTGGCGCTTTAGTAGTATTAGGTGTATTCTTATTTGAAAAATTAAAATTAGATGATCCAGTTGGAGCACTTTCAGTACACTTAGTTTGTGGAGTTTGGGGTACACTTGCAGTAGGTATTTTCGGAGCATTAGCAAGTCCAGCTCAATTTGTTTCTCAATTAATTGGTGTTGGAGCAGTTGCTGTGTTTTGTATAGTATTTTCGGCCGTATTTTTATTGATTATTAAATACACATTAGGTTTAAGAATACCAGCAGAACAGGAAATACAAGGAATGGATACAACAGAGCATGGAATGGTTGCTTATCCAAACTTTGTAGTAAATCCAGCTGATGGTACAAACATGTAG
- a CDS encoding PDZ domain-containing protein: protein MIKIKHTQMTKKYWIIILLLVTNLSFAQEIKDKTKYYVSDIENFNNYSARRWSLLDKSQLKIIAKALSIKTDEAEKIIESTNYRNHPTNKLNTDVAYIMYKVCELIGYSDGGFKYTSSNDILYLMYVPNELNTHLPPDKLATNGKGFFQVTNKLSVSTTPLSNEYYKPSISLKNENYSFGFRFGPKNSDSLVVLKVIKSSPAEKAGIKTNDVIIEFNGQNIKNKTRLEAAQIFKESAFTNNSFKVLRNNSIQTITVDKVNVKTIEFVCISSDCDNGECIIENINGYTIKGNCKDGNIIGNAKFIAEDGFEFYEGSVEKRNNSFNKYNYVTNGFGKEKFRNGDSFEGNYVNGKKEGNGIYTYANGTQKKGIWKADKYFDDISIGFANERFRVENNRVYLHHLKLDFKSKMVEITNEEKQRIGKMYNISDADLDKLFALCDMKYKPVHLNTPQKIRAIIDKNEKQYPYEAYRVVHFYGIDEEVYNIIYLPTAYNIWLPEGVKFDVQDGLYFCVPAALTSGINYYSYENNLAILKGIEEDKIREKEQQLLAEEHAEWASKNKWKGAVIIQYKNEDATEVSNKYKYNAITIFGPPDREVDDIDLNDLLDKYEFYYKKFGFEYIGIKFHKNMDESGAEDLANALTNTHRYSVNTNFNYTLPERKPKSTGPSYAELKAATDAAYKEAQEASKVIMEDKTYEKSEMRQKAVTDIFAGKDIIEEATQVQVVDISTSDKYYTQNKKFIGKIGTVEATLIDNGDETYYGTIQFPNEKYSTIFYKVKVKIIK from the coding sequence ATGATAAAAATAAAACATACACAAATGACTAAAAAATATTGGATAATAATATTACTACTTGTTACTAATTTATCTTTTGCACAGGAAATAAAAGATAAAACAAAATATTATGTAAGTGATATTGAAAATTTCAACAACTATTCAGCAAGACGCTGGAGTTTATTAGACAAAAGCCAGTTAAAAATAATTGCAAAAGCACTTAGTATAAAAACAGATGAAGCAGAAAAAATAATTGAAAGTACAAACTATCGCAATCATCCAACAAATAAATTAAATACAGATGTAGCTTATATCATGTATAAAGTTTGTGAGTTGATAGGTTATAGTGATGGTGGTTTTAAGTACACCAGCTCAAATGATATTTTATATTTGATGTATGTACCTAATGAACTAAACACACATTTACCACCTGATAAATTAGCGACAAACGGAAAAGGCTTTTTCCAAGTGACCAATAAACTATCTGTTTCTACCACTCCATTATCTAATGAATATTACAAACCATCAATTTCTTTAAAAAATGAAAACTATTCTTTTGGATTTAGATTCGGACCAAAAAATTCAGATTCATTAGTGGTTCTAAAAGTAATTAAATCGAGCCCTGCTGAAAAAGCTGGTATTAAAACCAATGATGTTATCATAGAATTTAATGGACAAAATATTAAAAACAAAACAAGATTAGAAGCAGCACAAATTTTTAAAGAAAGTGCTTTTACCAATAATTCATTTAAAGTTTTACGCAACAATAGTATTCAAACAATTACCGTTGACAAAGTGAATGTGAAAACCATAGAATTTGTTTGTATTTCATCTGACTGTGATAATGGCGAATGCATTATCGAAAACATAAATGGCTACACTATTAAAGGTAATTGCAAAGATGGAAATATAATTGGTAATGCAAAATTTATTGCAGAAGATGGATTTGAATTTTATGAAGGATCTGTTGAAAAACGAAATAATTCTTTTAATAAGTACAATTATGTTACGAATGGTTTTGGAAAAGAAAAATTCAGAAACGGCGATAGTTTTGAAGGCAATTATGTAAATGGGAAAAAAGAAGGTAACGGAATATATACGTATGCAAATGGAACACAAAAAAAAGGAATTTGGAAAGCCGATAAATATTTCGACGATATAAGCATTGGTTTTGCAAACGAAAGATTTAGAGTAGAAAACAATAGAGTTTATTTACATCATTTAAAATTGGATTTTAAATCTAAAATGGTAGAAATAACGAATGAAGAAAAACAGAGAATAGGAAAAATGTATAATATTTCGGATGCAGATTTGGATAAACTGTTTGCCTTGTGCGATATGAAATATAAGCCAGTACACTTAAATACGCCTCAAAAAATCAGAGCTATTATAGATAAAAATGAAAAGCAATATCCGTATGAAGCATATCGTGTAGTGCACTTTTATGGTATTGATGAAGAAGTCTACAACATCATTTATTTGCCCACTGCATATAATATTTGGTTACCAGAGGGTGTAAAATTTGATGTACAAGATGGATTGTATTTTTGCGTACCAGCTGCTTTAACTAGCGGCATAAATTATTATAGCTATGAAAACAATCTAGCAATACTAAAAGGAATAGAAGAAGATAAAATTAGAGAGAAAGAACAACAGCTATTAGCTGAAGAACATGCAGAATGGGCTAGTAAAAATAAATGGAAAGGCGCCGTGATAATTCAATACAAAAATGAAGATGCTACAGAAGTTTCAAATAAATACAAATATAATGCTATTACTATTTTTGGTCCACCAGATAGAGAAGTAGATGATATCGATTTAAATGATCTATTAGATAAATATGAATTTTATTACAAAAAATTTGGTTTTGAATATATTGGTATTAAATTTCATAAAAACATGGATGAATCTGGTGCTGAAGACTTAGCGAATGCACTTACTAACACACATAGATATTCGGTAAATACAAATTTCAATTACACACTACCAGAAAGGAAACCCAAATCTACAGGACCATCTTATGCAGAATTAAAAGCAGCAACTGATGCAGCATACAAAGAAGCACAAGAAGCATCTAAAGTAATAATGGAAGATAAAACGTATGAAAAATCTGAAATGCGCCAAAAAGCAGTGACTGATATTTTTGCAGGTAAGGATATTATTGAGGAAGCAACGCAAGTGCAAGTGGTAGATATTTCTACATCAGATAAATATTATACACAAAACAAAAAATTTATTGGTAAAATAGGAACTGTTGAAGCAACACTTATCGATAATGGCGATGAAACTTATTATGGCACTATCCAATTTCCGAACGAAAAATATTCTACTATATTTTATAAAGTGAAAGTAAAAATCATAAAATAA